One genomic segment of Brachionichthys hirsutus isolate HB-005 chromosome 13, CSIRO-AGI_Bhir_v1, whole genome shotgun sequence includes these proteins:
- the edn1 gene encoding endothelin-1: MDIYLLICVSSVIYSGILRTVRAVPVKEPPTASTPTQGRHVRTKRCSCATFLDKECVYFCHLDIIWVNTPERVVSYGLGNAPRAKRAAADAMATRGGPRCQCFQENDSACRNFCWLETPQRRGTLPAEVTHSAGGDGCVGAQCKHKLAADAGRIKRMTNGGEERVSPLAIRSALKTRLLLEKWRLRERHRVRAWEGERAQPPKEER; this comes from the exons ATGGATATATACCTTTTGATTTGCGTGTCATCAGTGATATACTCCGGGATTTTGCGCACAG TCCGTGCTGTACCTGTTAAAGAGCCGCCCACTGCCTCCACTCCCACCCAGGGGCGCCATGTGCGCACCAAACGCTGCTCCTGCGCCACTTTCCTGGACAAGGAGTGCGTCTACTTCTGCCACCTGGACATCATCTGGGTCAACACCCCCGA GCGCGTGGTCTCCTACGGACTGGGGAACGCGCCCAGGGCGAAGCGCGCGGCCGCGGATGCCATGGCAACCAGAGGAGGACCCCGGTGCCAGTGTTTTCAGGAAAATGACAGCGCTTGTAGAAACTTCTGCTGGCTGGAAACCCCCCAGAG ACGCGGGACGCTGCCGGCCGAGGTGACCCACTCTGCCGGGGGCGATGGTTGTGTTGGGGCGCAGTGCAAACACAAGCTGGCAGCCGACGCGGGCAGGATTAAGAG GATGACTAATGGAGGCGAGGAGCGGGTGTCGCCTCTCGCGATCAGGTCTGCCTTGAAAACCCGCCTGCTGCTGGAGAAGTGGAGGCTGAGAGAGCGCCACAGGGTGAGGGCATGGGAGGGCGAGAGAGCGCAGCCTCCGAAAGAAGAAAGATAA
- the hivep1 gene encoding zinc finger protein 40, whose protein sequence is MLSPANSLDIYMEKHQKRAKDEHGVACLTDGRSVNYLNSKISEVTRQRKLTLVRQVCTTEPVDSPIETEAPPLPTVKPDGEKDSEANDDVKPMSPDSAGLEKDTSIVIHGEADPVPSSTPDNHVTSIQANTALKLQEKAEEQRWIAAKSPIRPSSFHSGQIKLTASVSVVNTKDSHRLSFPSLKTATTFTWCFLMKRRSLHVPQTDLKTSAYATWTVSPNNHNPLGLPTKVVMSLFNSKQCSKKIHYTSAIRTGNKEDILSYTGKLKEVMPMQGPIPQKAASVEIRSKMPPESQASNESDKDMVSKTEPRRIKIFDGGYKSNEEYVYVRGRGRGKYICEECGIRCKKPSMLRKHIRTHSDVRPFHCVHCNFSFKTKGNLTKHMKSKAHSKKCIEMGVPEILIEDQDTEDSDRSHVGGADRPDSDGDDSDGPDDEENDDNEEEEEDSQAESGLSTNPSVSASPQHIPSKEADVPPSALLAQMSISSVSLLPSRPQALEFHISDSESVPMMSPVSLSKQISLSGSGCSPMPLPYCPPTVATTTDLYTSDTESVHMMSPVSPCRQMSIDYPDFDVPPSPPVPGKGSKLGQDPSSSYPVIPASEMGMPVDQSTQTSCFASHGPLHFPPQGLSQTFGTEAHTHLFSHLPLHSQQPSRSAYSMFPVGGIQLVPAGLAAYSTFVPIQAGPVQLTIPAVSVIHRNTSPAPNTPSQPEGLQTQSLVVQEPLSSVVSCFPLGQVAGLQAQTIHPVGLETLNLMGLTNAGLASTQLLNQQGLTLNATLGLQVLASSPTSQTTTGPQTNVPGLQIVNIALPAIIPSLSPLSSLSPLPGFSERQCSPEASGGQPSQTEYRLGSSQTSMAASPSASLKLSSSVEASSDSRANPTGSSGVGVLQPLEREGRDKCPRQHRSPAPDRRTESPKDSPVKRVCGPILPRPATSWQKGADDYNDVSSDDEDRLVIAT, encoded by the exons ATGTTGTCGCCTGCCAACAGCTTAGACATCTATATGGAAAAGCATCAAAAACGAGCTAAAGATGAGCATGGTGTGGCCTGTTTAACCGACGGCAGGTCAGTCAATTATCTAAATTCCAAGATCTCAGAGGTTACCCGACAGCGGAAGCTAACACTTGTTAGACAGGTTTGCACCACTGAACCAGTGGACAGCCCCATTGAAACCGAGGCCCCACCTCTGCCAACGGTGAAACCGGATGGGGAGAAGGATTCGGAAGCTAATGATGATGTGAAGCCTATGTCACCTGACAGTGCGGGGCTGGAAAAAGACACAAGCATTGTTATTCATGGGGAGGCAGACCCTGTCCCGAGCAGTACACCTGATAACCACGTCACATCTATACAAGCTAATACCGCTCTGAAGCTTCAAGAGAAAGCTGAGGAACAGAGATGGATTGCTGCCAAATCTCCTATTCGGCCCTCAAGTTTCCATAGTGGTCAGATCAAACTGACCGCATCTGTGTCTGTTGTTAACACGAAGGATAGTCACCGCTTGTCCTTCCCCAGCCTGAAAACTGCCACTACTTTTACATGGTGTTtcttgatgaagaggaggtcTCTCCATGTTCCACAAACTGACTTGAAGACTTCGGCATATGCTACATGGACAGTCAGTCCCAACAACCATAACCCACTTGGGTTGCCCACCAAGGTTGTCATGTCTCTGTTCAACTCCAAGCAATGCTCCAAGAAAATACACTACACATCAGCCATAAGAACTGGCAATAAGGAAGATATCTTGTCTTACACAGGCAAGCTGAAAGAGGTGATGCCAATG CAGGGACCAATACCACAGAAGGCCGCATCTGTTGAAATAAGAAGTAAAATGCCACCAGAATCTCAGGCCAGCAATGAGTCAGACAAGGACATGGTATCTAAAACAGAACCAAGACGGATCAAAATATTTGATGGCGG ATACAAATCCAATGAAGAATATGTTTACGTACGTGGTCGTGGACGGGGTAAATACATCTGTGAGGAATGTGGGATCCGTTGCAAGAAGCCCAGCATGCTACGCAAACACATCCGCACCCACTCCGATGTCCGGCCATTCCACTGTGTTCACTGCAACTTCTCGTTTAAGACAAAAG GAAATCTGACCAAACACATGAAATCCAAAGCCCACAGTAAGAAATGCATTGAGATGGGGGTTCCAGAGATCCTCATTGAAGACCAGGATACAGAGGACTCAG ACCGCAGTCACGTCGGTGGCGCCGACCGTCCAGACTCAGACGGCGATGACTCTGATGGtcctgatgatgaggagaatgatgacaatgaggaggaagaggaagatagCCAGGCAGAGTCTGGCCTCTCTACCAACCCGTCTGTATCTGCCAGCCCACAGCACATCCCTTCCAAAGAGGCTGACGTCCCTCCTAGTGCCCTCCTTGCCCAGATGTCCATTAGCTCGGTCTCCCTGCTACCCTCCAGGCCTCAAGCTCTGGAATTCCACATATCTGATTCTGAATCTGTCCCCATGATGAGCCCCGTGTCCCTGAGCAAGCAGATATCCCTCTCTGGTTCTGGCTGCAGCCCAATGCCCCTGCCTTACTGTCCTCCAACTGTTGCCACCACAACAGACCTGTACACCTCGGACACAGAGTCGGTTCACATGATGAGCCCAGTTTCACCTTGCAGACAGATGTCCATCGACTACCCTGACTTCGACGTGCCCCCTAGTCCCCCAGTGCCAGGCAAGGGCTCCAAGCTAGGCCAG GACCCTTCCTCTTCATATCCTGTTATACCAGCCAGTGAAATGGGCATGCCAGTGGACCAGAGCACTCAGACATCATGCTTTGCTTCTCACGGTCCTTTGCACTTCCCCCCACAGGGGCTATCCCAAACCTTTGGAACAGAGGCCCACACCCACCTGTTCAGTCACCTGCCCCTGCATTCCCAGCAGCCTTCTCGCTCCGCTTACAGCATGTTCCCAGTTGGGGGGATCCAGCTAGTGCCTGCTGGCCTGGCAGCTTACTCCACCTTTGTGCCAATCCAGGCTGGCCCTGTCCAGCTCACCATCCCAGCAGTGAGTGTCATTCACAGGAACACAAGTCCAGCTCCGAACACTCCATCCCAACCAGAGGGCCTGCAAACACAGTCACTTGTAGTCCAGGAACCGCTGAGCAGCGTTGTGTCCTGCTTCCCCTTGGGGCAGGTCGCTGGCCTGCAGGCTCAAACAATTCATCCTGTAGGTCTGGAAACACTTAACCTCATGGGGTTGACTAATGCAGGCCTGGCATCCACCCAGCTGTTGAACCAGCAAGGACTCACCCTCAATGCCACCCTGGGGCTGCAGGTGTTGGCTTCAAGCCCCACCTCCCAAACCACCACCGGGCCCCAGACAAATGTCCCAGGCCTGCAAATCGTCAACATCGCCCTTCCTGCCATCATTCCCTCTCTCagccctctctcctcccttagTCCTCTCCCTGGGTTCTCGGAAAGACAATGCAGCCCTGAGGCTTCAGGAGGACAACCATCTCAAACTGAATACAGGCTGGGTTCTTCACAGACCAGCATGGCCGCTTCACCGTCCGCCTCTTTGAAGCTCAGCAGTTCGGTGGAGGCGTCCTCAGACAGTCGGGCTAACCCTACAGGCAGCAGTGGAGTCGGTGTTTTGCAGCCTTTGGAGCGAGAAGGAAGAGACAAATGTCCACGGCAGCATCGTTCACCAGCtccggacagacggacagagagtCCCAAGGACTCGCCCGTTAAACGAGTTTGTGGTCCTATTCTTCCGAGACCAGCGACCAGCTGGCAGAAGGGAGCCGATGACTATAATGATGTATCCAGTGATGACGAAGACAGACTAGTCATCGCCACCTAA